The window TGAGGCCACTTCCTTCCCAAACAAGCCCGAGCGCGCGGTGTTGGGTGCGTCTCCGCGCTGTGTGAGCCCAGGGGCTGGACGGGGAAGACCCTGCGCCTGGGGCCTGAAGGCACAGTCTAGGGCCCCCGGTGTCACGGCCGTCCCCCGAGCTCCTGGCAAGGATGCCGTGGCAGTTAGAAGTGTTTACAGAACCGCACAGGGTAACGTGCTCATCACTTCGGCTAAGCTGTTGTCTACAAGCCATTCACAGGACCCAGGCAGCACCCAGAGTGCCCCGACCGCCCACGCTGGTCCCCCTGCAGGTCAGGGCTTTGAGCCTGAGCCGCGTGGCTCCACGTTCAGCTGCAGAAGTAAACCTGGGCACCCAACGTGAGCCTTAGACCCCGGGACAGTCTTGTAGGAGGGTCTGCAGCCCGGGACCCGCCAGGGGCCCCACGCATGATCACTGGAGCCGATCCCGCGGCGGGCACCCCAGTTGGCGCTGATGCCGTGGCACCACACGGGGGCACTTTATATCAGGAGGACGcaccccacacccagcccagggccTCGGTGCACTTCCACACGTGCCACACATGCAGCACACACACGGCCCCTCCGTGAGCTCACGCCGCCACGCCGGGCCAAGACCACATCTGCATGGCCACGGGCACTCACCATCATCCAGGTACAACTGGTCCAACTCTTCAGGCTCTTGCTTGACCGTTACAGGAATAGGGGCCAAATTAGGACTACTGTCCTCACACGCCTCTGGCAGCAGCCGTGGCTGGGCGGCCGGAGACTCATCCCTGCGGACCGTGGGCGGCGGGTGCTGCGGGCGGCCCGTGGCGGGCGGGCACGCTGGGCTGCAGGGCTGCAGGCAGGTCAGCTCTTGGGCGGCGGGCGGGAGTGGAGGAGAGGGGCTGCTGGGGCAGAGTGAGTGTTCGAGACCAGGGGGGCAGCTACTGCTTGGAGGCACACTCACCTGCTGCGGCAGCAGGGCCGGGGGCGGCTGCCCGGGTGAGCCGGGGTGCGTGGCCACTGGCCTGGGCACGTCCTGGACGGCGGGGGCCTCTCCGGCCGGCTGCGGGAGTCCGAGGTGGCAGTGGCCCGGGCTGGCGACGCCCTTGGTGTAGGCGGCGGGAGAAAGGTCGTGGAGCTTGGGGCTCGCACCGGGGGCTGCTGGCATCAGGGTGCTTCTCTGTGGACAGGGCGGGAAGCCGGCCACGAGGCAGGAGCTGGGGTCAGGTGGCATCGCGAGCTGCTGGCTGTAGTATGGTCTTGGGAGAGGACTTAACCCCTGGCCCACTGGCCCACAGTTTGGAGCAGGCTCATAATCATCCGTGGGTTCTGTTTTTATCATTGGAACtgtgagaaggaaaagagaagttaaataaacACCAGTTGCAGATTTGCAGATAAGTATGATCAGGCAGGCTTGTGTCTGGGACACCCTCCGCAAAACCAACAGGGCCCTGACTGGGtccctctgtctcctgcctggtTCTCccaccccattaaaaaaaaaggtgtgaGTCATCGGCCGAGAGTCGCAGCTGGTTCTAATACTGGCGAGGACTGTTTTCCTTGGACTCTCCTGCAGCACTAACGTGCTATGAAAGTCCCACTTGCAAACTGCGGTGGGAGCCCTGGACCCAGGGGCCTGTGGATTCGCAAGAATCAAAGCGAAAATTTCAACTTGGATGCATGACGGCATTTCTGCTCCC is drawn from Theropithecus gelada isolate Dixy unplaced genomic scaffold, Tgel_1.0 HiC_scaffold_16030, whole genome shotgun sequence and contains these coding sequences:
- the LOC112617321 gene encoding nuclear factor of activated T-cells, cytoplasmic 1-like, whose translation is NSLVVEIPPFRNQRITSPVHVSFYVCNGKRKRSQYQRFTYLPANVPMIKTEPTDDYEPAPNCGPVGQGLSPLPRPYYSQQLAMPPDPSSCLVAGFPPCPQRSTLMPAAPGASPKLHDLSPAAYTKGVASPGHCHLGLPQPAGEAPAVQDVPRPVATHPGSPGQPPPALLPQQVSVPPSSSCPPGLEHSLCPSSPSPPLPPAAQELTCLQPCSPACPPATGRPQHPPPTVRRDESPAAQPRLLPEACEDSSPNLAPIPVTVKQEPEELDQLYLDD